Proteins from one Pontibacter korlensis genomic window:
- a CDS encoding glycosyl hydrolase family 95 catalytic domain-containing protein, protein MKLWYNQPASNWNEALPIGNGRIGAMVFGTPAQERLQLNEETVWAGGPNNNVKADAQAIIPKLRQLLFEGKYKDAQELADKEMTPYGNSGMPYQLVGNLLLNFPTHSNYENYYRELDIERAVATVTYMVDGVTYKRETFASFPDQVLVVRLTADVPGKLSFNARLTSPMNHVLHKEEDQLVLSGTTSDHEDQKGKVKFQAHLKALSDGGKVSVKKGEVEVKNANSATLYISMASNFVNYKDISGDANKKASAYLSNAVAKSYNSALEAHVAVYSAYYNRVALDLGITKAINKPTDIRIAEFSTTDDPHLAALYFQYGRYLLISSSQPGTQPANLQGIWNDSMSPPWDSKYTININTEMNYWPAEVTNLSELHYPLFDMLKDLSVTGQESASKIYGAKGWMLHHNTDIWRITGQVDPAYYGLWPMGGVWLSQHLWDHYLFTGDKEFLQEYYPVLKGATEYIIDVLQEEPEHNWLVVAPSISPENGYDPEKKIAITAGATMDNQLVFDLLSKTMNAAQILDTDKEFQEQLANKIERIPPMQVGKHGQLQEWLHDWDDPNDRHRHVSHLYGLYPSNQISPYRTPKLFDAARTSLIHRGDPSTGWSMGWKVNLWARLLDGNHAYKLLTNQLRLVTERDGPGGTYPNMLDAHPPFQIDGNFGCTAGIAEMLVQSHDGVLHILPALPENWTNGSVKGLKARGGYEVDLSWKSGKLDRLVVKSSLGGNCRIRVHDPIRSDGTYSLVKAKGDNPNPFYHVPEVVAPIVSPEAELNEVLLNTSYLYDISTEAGKTYSFSLE, encoded by the coding sequence ATGAAGCTTTGGTACAACCAGCCCGCCTCTAACTGGAATGAGGCATTACCAATCGGTAATGGCAGGATTGGAGCTATGGTCTTTGGAACTCCTGCACAGGAAAGGCTCCAACTGAATGAGGAGACTGTATGGGCAGGAGGCCCCAATAATAATGTTAAGGCCGATGCCCAAGCAATTATACCAAAGCTTAGGCAATTGCTTTTTGAAGGGAAGTATAAGGATGCCCAGGAGTTGGCAGATAAAGAGATGACACCCTATGGCAACAGTGGTATGCCTTACCAACTGGTGGGGAATCTGCTGCTTAACTTTCCCACACATTCAAATTACGAAAACTATTACCGCGAACTTGATATAGAGCGTGCTGTTGCAACCGTTACCTATATGGTGGATGGTGTAACGTATAAGCGAGAAACTTTTGCCTCCTTTCCAGATCAGGTGCTGGTTGTACGGCTGACAGCTGATGTACCAGGTAAGCTTAGTTTTAATGCTCGCTTGACTAGCCCTATGAACCACGTGTTACACAAAGAAGAGGACCAGTTAGTACTTTCAGGAACCACAAGCGACCATGAAGACCAAAAAGGAAAAGTAAAGTTTCAGGCTCACTTAAAAGCTTTATCAGATGGAGGTAAAGTGTCTGTTAAAAAGGGGGAAGTGGAGGTTAAGAATGCCAACAGCGCCACACTCTACATTTCTATGGCTTCTAACTTTGTTAATTATAAAGACATAAGCGGTGATGCAAACAAAAAAGCATCGGCCTACTTAAGTAATGCAGTTGCAAAGAGTTATAATTCTGCTCTAGAGGCACATGTAGCAGTATATAGCGCTTACTATAACCGGGTAGCTTTAGACTTGGGTATAACAAAAGCAATAAATAAACCTACAGATATCCGCATTGCAGAATTCAGCACGACGGATGACCCTCATTTAGCTGCGTTGTATTTTCAGTACGGCCGTTACCTGCTCATCTCTTCTTCCCAGCCAGGCACACAGCCAGCAAACCTGCAAGGGATATGGAACGACAGCATGTCTCCGCCGTGGGACAGTAAGTACACCATTAACATCAACACTGAAATGAACTACTGGCCAGCAGAAGTCACCAATCTGTCTGAGTTGCACTACCCTCTTTTCGACATGTTGAAAGACTTATCCGTAACGGGCCAGGAAAGTGCCTCTAAAATCTACGGGGCTAAGGGCTGGATGCTTCATCATAACACGGATATATGGCGGATTACTGGGCAGGTGGACCCTGCCTATTATGGTCTTTGGCCAATGGGAGGTGTTTGGTTGAGCCAGCATTTATGGGATCATTACCTATTTACAGGGGATAAAGAGTTTCTTCAAGAGTACTACCCGGTGCTGAAAGGAGCTACTGAGTATATAATAGATGTGCTACAGGAGGAGCCGGAACATAATTGGCTAGTTGTGGCTCCCTCAATTTCTCCAGAAAATGGCTATGATCCAGAAAAGAAAATAGCCATAACAGCAGGGGCGACCATGGATAACCAACTAGTGTTTGACCTTCTTTCTAAAACGATGAATGCTGCTCAAATCTTGGACACAGATAAGGAATTTCAGGAGCAGCTTGCTAATAAGATTGAAAGAATCCCACCCATGCAGGTGGGGAAGCATGGGCAACTACAAGAGTGGCTGCATGATTGGGATGATCCTAACGATAGGCACCGACACGTGTCCCACCTTTACGGACTGTACCCAAGCAACCAAATTTCTCCCTATCGTACACCTAAGCTGTTTGATGCTGCTCGTACTTCACTTATCCACAGGGGTGATCCGTCTACTGGTTGGTCTATGGGGTGGAAAGTAAACCTTTGGGCACGTCTATTAGATGGTAACCATGCCTACAAGTTATTGACAAACCAACTGCGTTTGGTGACCGAGCGTGACGGCCCGGGTGGAACATACCCTAATATGCTGGACGCTCACCCTCCTTTCCAGATAGATGGCAACTTTGGATGTACTGCCGGCATAGCAGAAATGTTAGTGCAGAGCCATGATGGTGTGCTACATATTTTACCAGCGTTACCAGAAAATTGGACCAATGGGAGTGTGAAAGGGCTAAAGGCCAGGGGAGGGTATGAGGTAGATTTGTCCTGGAAAAGTGGGAAGCTTGATCGGTTAGTAGTTAAGTCTAGTTTGGGCGGTAACTGCCGCATCAGAGTACATGATCCTATAAGAAGTGATGGAACTTATAGCCTAGTTAAAGCTAAGGGCGACAATCCAAATCCATTTTACCACGTGCCGGAAGTGGTGGCGCCTATTGTTAGTCCTGAGGCAGAGCTAAATGAAGTTCTGCTAAATACATCTTATCTGTATGACATCTCCACAGAGGCAGGCAAAACTTACTCCTTCAGCCTAGAATAG
- a CDS encoding WbqC family protein has product MILLTETQYNPPIQYFWHALRSESIQVEAHENYIKQSYRNRCHVLTAQGVQPLSVPVLRGNSKTKIPIQEIEIDYRQKWQLVHWRTIQAAYGRAPYFEFYSDYLQEVYERQPKFLFELNIELLKLYLKLLKLNRPLIYTDAYQAQAPENVLDLRNRIHPKISTDNLHVKPYTQVFGKQFVQELSIIDLLFTQGPASISYLQ; this is encoded by the coding sequence TTGATTCTTCTTACCGAGACACAATATAACCCGCCGATACAATATTTCTGGCATGCCCTCCGCTCTGAAAGTATACAAGTAGAGGCGCACGAAAACTATATAAAGCAAAGCTACCGCAACCGCTGCCACGTGCTTACGGCGCAGGGTGTGCAGCCACTGAGTGTACCCGTGCTACGGGGCAACAGCAAAACGAAAATTCCGATACAGGAAATTGAGATTGACTATAGGCAGAAGTGGCAGTTAGTGCACTGGCGTACCATACAGGCAGCATATGGACGAGCGCCATATTTTGAATTTTACAGTGATTACCTGCAGGAGGTGTACGAGCGGCAGCCGAAATTTTTGTTTGAGTTAAATATTGAACTTCTAAAGCTTTATCTTAAATTACTAAAACTAAACAGGCCGCTAATTTATACGGACGCTTACCAGGCTCAGGCACCTGAAAACGTGCTCGATCTCAGAAATAGGATACATCCTAAAATCTCTACTGACAATTTGCACGTAAAACCATATACACAAGTATTTGGCAAACAATTTGTACAAGAGCTTAGTATAATTGACTTGTTGTTTACACAAGGTCCAGCGTCAATTTCTTACCTTCAGTAA
- a CDS encoding ATP-dependent Clp protease ATP-binding subunit, which produces MEAKFSNRVKEVISLSREEAIRLGHDYIGTEHLVLGMIREGEGTAISLLKKLGVSIDELKYALEQATRNTASQSSNITGSIPLTKQTEKVLKITYLEAKIFKSDIIGTEHLLLSILRDEDNISSQILAKFNVNYEAIRDSLDYHSNNPLASSDTDDSDDSDKLFGSSSSRSGSSTSKKPGEKSRTPVLDNFGRDLTKLAEDDKLDPIVGREKEIERVAQVLSRRKKNNPILIGEPGVGKTAIAEGLALRIVQKKVSRVLFNKRVVTLDLASLVAGTKYRGQFEERMKAVMNELEKSPDVILFIDELHTIVGAGGASGSLDASNMFKPALARGEIQCIGATTLDEYRQYIEKDGALARRFQIVMVDPTTPEETIEILNNIKDKYQDHHHVNYTDKAIEACVKLSDRYMSDRFLPDKAIDILDEAGARVHINNIVVPDDILKLEEQIENIKVEKNRVVKSQKYEEAAQLRDKEKKLIDQLDTAKRNWEEETKKKRYTVKEENVAEVIAMMTGIPVKRIAQNEGVKLLNMGEELKGKVIGQDKAIQQLVKAIQRTRVGLKDPKKPIGSFVFLGPTGVGKTELAKVLATYLFDKEDSLVRIDMSEYMEKFSVSRLVGAPPGYVGYEEGGQLTEKIRRKPYSVVLLDEIEKAHPDVYNLLLQVLDDGILTDGLGRKVDFRNTIIIMTSNIGARDLQDFGAGIGFMSKAKQENVDDIMKGTIASALKKTFSPEFLNRLDDVIVFNSLNREDMHKIIELSLGKLFKRVETLGYTIELTKEAKDFVAEKGYDPKYGARPLNRAIQKYIEDPIAEEILKAEINQGDVIQVDYKEGEEKLTFTSKKSSGKKAKTANDGEEETEPTKSSDSDKTKE; this is translated from the coding sequence ATGGAAGCAAAATTCTCAAACCGAGTAAAAGAGGTCATCTCGCTCAGCCGGGAGGAAGCAATCCGGCTCGGCCATGACTACATCGGCACCGAACACTTGGTGCTGGGTATGATTCGGGAAGGAGAAGGTACGGCCATTTCTTTGCTGAAGAAGCTTGGCGTTTCGATAGATGAATTAAAGTACGCTTTAGAACAGGCTACACGAAATACAGCATCGCAAAGCAGCAACATAACGGGCAGTATCCCTCTGACGAAGCAGACCGAAAAGGTGCTCAAAATAACGTATCTGGAGGCAAAGATCTTCAAGAGCGATATTATAGGCACAGAGCATCTTTTGTTGTCCATCCTTCGGGATGAAGACAATATTTCTTCACAAATCTTAGCGAAATTCAACGTGAACTACGAAGCAATAAGAGACTCTTTGGATTATCATAGCAATAATCCGCTGGCGTCGTCAGACACTGACGATTCTGATGATTCAGACAAACTGTTTGGTAGCTCATCTTCCCGCTCTGGCAGCTCTACAAGCAAGAAGCCAGGAGAGAAATCGCGCACTCCGGTGCTCGATAACTTTGGCCGCGACTTAACCAAGTTGGCCGAGGATGATAAGCTGGACCCAATTGTAGGTCGTGAAAAGGAAATTGAGCGTGTGGCACAGGTACTGAGCCGCCGTAAGAAAAACAACCCTATCCTTATAGGTGAGCCGGGTGTTGGTAAAACCGCCATTGCCGAAGGTCTGGCCCTGCGCATTGTGCAGAAAAAGGTAAGCCGCGTGCTGTTTAACAAGCGTGTAGTTACTTTGGACCTTGCCTCGCTGGTAGCTGGTACAAAATACCGTGGCCAGTTCGAAGAGCGTATGAAGGCGGTGATGAACGAGCTGGAGAAGTCTCCAGACGTAATCCTGTTCATCGACGAGCTTCACACGATCGTTGGTGCCGGTGGAGCGTCTGGCTCTCTGGATGCCTCTAACATGTTCAAGCCTGCGCTTGCTCGTGGTGAGATCCAATGCATCGGTGCTACTACTTTGGATGAGTACCGCCAGTACATCGAGAAAGATGGTGCCTTGGCCCGTCGTTTCCAGATTGTTATGGTGGACCCTACCACACCGGAGGAGACCATCGAAATCCTTAACAACATTAAGGACAAGTACCAGGATCACCACCACGTAAACTACACCGATAAGGCAATTGAGGCCTGCGTGAAGCTTTCTGACCGTTACATGAGCGACCGTTTCTTGCCAGACAAGGCGATCGATATTTTGGACGAGGCAGGCGCGCGCGTGCACATCAATAATATTGTGGTGCCAGATGATATCCTGAAGCTGGAAGAGCAGATCGAGAACATCAAGGTAGAGAAGAACCGTGTGGTGAAGAGCCAGAAGTATGAGGAGGCTGCACAGCTACGCGACAAGGAGAAAAAGCTCATCGACCAGCTTGACACTGCGAAGCGCAACTGGGAAGAAGAGACCAAGAAGAAGCGCTATACCGTAAAAGAGGAAAATGTGGCAGAAGTTATTGCCATGATGACAGGTATTCCAGTAAAGCGTATCGCTCAGAACGAAGGTGTAAAACTTCTGAACATGGGCGAAGAGCTGAAAGGCAAAGTGATCGGCCAGGATAAAGCGATACAGCAGTTGGTGAAAGCCATCCAGCGTACGCGTGTTGGCTTGAAAGATCCTAAGAAGCCAATCGGTTCCTTCGTGTTCCTTGGTCCGACAGGTGTAGGTAAAACAGAGCTTGCAAAAGTGCTGGCCACATACCTGTTCGATAAAGAGGATTCGCTGGTACGTATTGACATGAGTGAGTACATGGAGAAATTCAGTGTATCTCGCTTGGTGGGAGCGCCTCCAGGATACGTTGGTTACGAAGAAGGTGGCCAGCTGACCGAGAAGATCCGTCGTAAGCCGTACTCTGTAGTATTGCTGGATGAGATCGAGAAAGCGCACCCGGATGTATATAACCTGTTGCTACAAGTGCTGGATGATGGTATCCTGACTGACGGACTAGGCCGTAAGGTTGACTTCCGCAACACGATCATCATCATGACATCGAACATCGGTGCCCGTGATTTGCAAGACTTTGGTGCCGGTATCGGTTTCATGTCGAAGGCAAAGCAAGAGAACGTGGACGACATCATGAAAGGTACTATTGCAAGCGCCCTGAAGAAGACGTTCTCTCCAGAGTTCCTGAACCGTTTGGATGACGTGATCGTGTTTAACTCACTTAACCGTGAGGATATGCACAAGATCATCGAGCTGTCACTTGGCAAGCTGTTCAAGCGTGTGGAAACACTGGGCTATACTATCGAGCTTACAAAAGAAGCAAAAGACTTTGTGGCCGAGAAAGGATATGATCCGAAGTATGGTGCGCGTCCATTGAACAGAGCGATCCAGAAGTATATCGAAGATCCGATTGCTGAGGAGATTCTGAAAGCGGAGATAAACCAGGGAGACGTAATCCAGGTGGACTACAAGGAAGGCGAAGAGAAACTAACCTTCACGTCGAAGAAGTCTAGCGGCAAAAAAGCCAAGACTGCTAACGATGGTGAGGAAGAAACAGAGCCTACCAAGTCTTCAGACTCTGATAAGACAAAAGAATAA
- a CDS encoding lysophospholipid acyltransferase family protein translates to MENNKNIPPVYYPIWFLLKGLSLLPLPVLYVLSDFLYFVVYYLVGYRKKVVINNLRNAFPEKSVKEIDQISKDFYKQFMDVVVEILKLRSMKASEMERRIVFTNQELLDNFVQQGKTVITMGSHSANWEWVLSAGAVQFNFPAYGIYKPLNNPFFEAFMLKTRSKLGAKLIKMKDTLRDFASNRKMPRVVAMLSDQTPLKSEITFWTTFLNQDTPFYTGAEKLSERFKYPVLFLDVKRTSRGHYALTFEQITDGTSALEVTSETDFPITVAFAQKLEAAIRRAPADYLWTHKRWKHKRPNL, encoded by the coding sequence ATGGAAAACAATAAAAACATACCGCCTGTATATTATCCGATCTGGTTCCTGCTCAAGGGACTTTCTCTGCTGCCTCTTCCTGTGCTGTATGTGCTATCCGACTTCCTGTACTTTGTTGTGTACTACCTGGTTGGGTATCGAAAGAAAGTAGTGATAAATAACCTTCGGAATGCCTTTCCTGAAAAGAGTGTAAAAGAGATAGATCAGATCTCAAAGGATTTCTATAAGCAGTTTATGGATGTGGTGGTAGAGATTTTAAAACTCCGCTCTATGAAGGCTTCTGAAATGGAGCGCCGCATTGTTTTTACCAACCAGGAGCTTCTGGATAATTTTGTGCAGCAAGGCAAAACTGTGATTACCATGGGTTCACACTCCGCTAATTGGGAGTGGGTACTCTCTGCAGGTGCAGTACAGTTTAATTTTCCTGCTTATGGTATTTATAAACCTCTAAACAATCCATTCTTCGAAGCTTTTATGCTGAAGACCCGCAGCAAGCTGGGGGCAAAGCTGATCAAGATGAAAGACACCCTGCGTGATTTTGCTTCTAACCGTAAGATGCCACGTGTGGTAGCTATGCTTTCTGATCAGACTCCTCTTAAAAGTGAGATAACTTTCTGGACAACTTTTCTTAATCAGGATACGCCTTTCTACACTGGTGCGGAAAAGCTGTCGGAGAGATTCAAGTACCCGGTCCTGTTCCTGGATGTAAAACGGACTAGCCGTGGACACTACGCTCTCACATTTGAACAGATTACCGACGGAACTTCAGCGCTCGAGGTAACTTCAGAGACAGATTTTCCAATTACCGTAGCCTTCGCCCAAAAGCTGGAGGCAGCCATTCGCCGTGCTCCCGCTGACTACCTCTGGACCCACAAGCGCTGGAAGCATAAGCGGCCAAATTTATAG